The proteins below are encoded in one region of Planctomycetaceae bacterium:
- a CDS encoding cyclic nucleotide-binding domain-containing protein, translating into MPAEVLGRSTIHRKGFLDAIRQLWRRPRDPEVRARTEDIDGSQTRSKGSGEETRIYLQDVPAVLAKYKTTRVQAVEFFGEQSALGRIERTATVFADSGCELLEIRWQGLRDIMQKDPALKERIDQRFRDYGLRSFLRNSPYFAHLYTSGDEQSERGHSRNRERRRRLLKEAQFESYGEYDKVDSFKKLAEFGSSTGLKHEPIIAHEGDYPNGVILIRSGIARVSRQFHNGHRTISYLTPGQAFGIQEIVEGWKKGNPVPLQHSLRAVGYVTVVIIPTRLFEEAILLEASIADEADAAPPIDLSAAPQSSAGKDVDAGLLEFLVERRFVNGTATMVIDMDRCTRCDDCVRACAATHDNNPRFLRHGPMHGKYMVANACMHCADPVCMIRCPTGAIHRNVLEGQVVINDETCIGCQACAMNCPYDAIRMVQIRDTRGFLFHDARHETIDKATKCDLCADQLTGPACQNACPHDALARLNLGEYESVADWVNR; encoded by the coding sequence ATGCCCGCGGAGGTGCTCGGGCGATCCACGATTCACCGGAAGGGGTTTCTGGACGCGATCCGGCAGTTGTGGCGCCGTCCCCGCGACCCCGAAGTCCGCGCCCGGACGGAAGACATCGACGGAAGCCAGACACGCAGCAAAGGCAGCGGCGAAGAAACTCGCATCTACCTGCAGGACGTTCCGGCGGTTCTGGCAAAATACAAGACGACCCGCGTGCAGGCCGTGGAGTTCTTCGGCGAACAATCGGCGCTGGGTCGCATCGAACGAACGGCCACCGTTTTTGCCGACAGCGGCTGTGAACTTCTGGAAATCCGCTGGCAGGGTCTGCGTGACATCATGCAGAAGGACCCCGCTTTAAAGGAACGCATCGATCAGCGGTTTCGTGACTACGGCCTGCGCTCCTTCCTCAGAAACTCGCCCTATTTCGCTCACCTGTATACGTCCGGCGACGAACAGTCCGAACGCGGGCACAGCCGCAACCGCGAGCGCCGCCGCCGTCTGCTGAAGGAGGCACAGTTCGAGTCGTACGGTGAATACGACAAGGTTGACAGCTTCAAGAAGCTGGCGGAATTCGGTTCGTCGACCGGACTGAAGCATGAACCGATCATCGCCCACGAAGGCGATTATCCAAACGGCGTGATTCTGATTCGCAGCGGCATTGCCCGAGTCAGCCGCCAGTTTCACAACGGGCATCGCACGATCAGTTATCTGACTCCCGGCCAGGCATTCGGCATCCAGGAAATCGTCGAAGGCTGGAAGAAGGGCAATCCGGTTCCGCTGCAGCATTCCCTTCGCGCTGTCGGTTATGTCACGGTGGTTATCATTCCCACGCGGCTGTTCGAAGAAGCGATTTTGCTGGAAGCATCCATCGCTGATGAAGCCGACGCCGCTCCGCCGATTGATCTGTCCGCAGCGCCGCAGTCGTCCGCCGGCAAAGATGTCGATGCCGGCCTGCTGGAGTTTCTTGTCGAACGCCGGTTTGTGAACGGAACGGCGACGATGGTCATCGACATGGACCGGTGTACCCGGTGCGATGACTGCGTCCGGGCCTGCGCGGCGACACATGATAACAACCCGCGGTTTCTTCGGCACGGGCCGATGCACGGCAAGTACATGGTCGCCAACGCCTGCATGCACTGCGCGGATCCGGTCTGCATGATTCGCTGTCCCACAGGAGCCATTCATCGTAACGTGCTGGAAGGTCAGGTGGTGATCAATGACGAAACCTGCATCGGCTGCCAGGCATGCGCGATGAACTGCCCCTATGACGCCATCCGGATGGTTCAGATTCGCGACACGCGGGGCTTTCTGTTTCATGACGCGCGCCACGAAACGATCGACAAGGCCACAAAGTGCGATCTGTGCGCCGATCAACTGACGGGACCGGCATGCCAGAACGCGTGCCCGCATGACGCCCTGGCGCGGCTGAATCTCGGCGAATACGAATCCGTGGCGGATTGGGTAAATCGATGA